CGGAGCCAGGGTCGGCCGCCGCGCACACCACGGGGACGGGACTCCTCGGCTGGCACCACGAGTCCCGTCCCCCTCGCCTCATCCGCCTTCGGGGCCGGGCGGAAGAGGCACGCCCCCGCCCTGGCCGACGTGGCCTGCACCGGCGTCGGCGGAACGTTCGCCGTGCCGACCAACGCAAGGGCGAACTCCTGGGAGCCCGTGACAACATCTTGCGGGCGTCAGCAGGCTGAGACCGGTGCGACAGTTCGCTGCGGCCCGACACGCGCACCGGCTTGCCGTGGTGGGACGCGCCCGCTGCCTCACCACGGGCAGCGGGCGCTCTTCGACCGATCCGGCGCTCGCGCGGGGATCTACTCGCTGATGCTCATCCAGGCCGAGCAGCGGACCGGGCTCGTGTCCCCCGCGCCGTCCACGGTGCACACCTGTGCCCGGTACTTGTTCCAGGAGTAGAGGTTGCCATCGGTTTTCCTGACGTACGTGTCGGCTCCCTTGCCGTTGTAGAAGGAGCCCCACTCCTGCCAGGTCCCGTTGTTGACCTCGATGAACGCCCGTACGCCGTGGCCGTCGGCATAGCGGTCCCAGAGCTCGAAGTCGTCGCCGTCGTCGATGAACTTCAGGCTGGCGACGGTGTGGCCGTCGACCTTGAGAGTGACGGACTGGTCCGTAGCCGAGGCCGGGCTGCTGATGCCGAGGATCAGGGCGGGAACGGCGAGGAGAGCCGCCGCTCGGGCGACCATATTCTTGGACACGGAATTCCCCCTGTGTGAGTCGTGGAATCTTTGGCGCTTCCGGCCGTCTCTCCATATTGCTGGAGAGCGGCGCGGATCTGCGATCCGGATGCGCCGGTGGTTGATCAATGGACGGCCGGTTTTCTGTTCACCCCGTCCGCCGCGTCGGTAAAATCTACTCGTTGACGTACATCCAGGCGGAGCACCGGACCGGGGTCTTGTCATTGGCGCCGTCAACCGTGCACACCTGGGCGCGGTAGTCGTTTATCGAGTAGAGGTTCCCGTCGGTCTTCTTGACCATCGTCCCCGCGCCCTTGCCGTTGTACCAGGAGCCGTTGTCCCAGTCGTACCAGTTCCCGGTGGCGCGCACCTGAATGTAGGCCCGGACGCCGTGGCCGTCCGCGTAGTAGTCCCAGAGCTCCCAGTCGTCGCCGTCGTCGATGAACTTCAGGCCGCCGACGATGGTGTTGCCGGAGTAGAGGTAGAGGTTCTGGTCCGTGGCGAAGGCGGGGCTGCTGGTGACCCCGACGACGAGCACGGGAACTGCGAGGACGGTCGCCAGCCTGGCAAAAACCTTCTTCAACATGTGAAACCCCCGATTTCAAGGAAAGGATGGCGAGGGTGGACGCAATGACATTTCCACCCGCATTGCTGCAGGGACCTCCGGCTGGTCGGGCGGGCCGGGCCTCTCGAAAATCCCTCTGGGGAAATTCTGCTCCATGCGGGATTTTCAGACCCGGGGTTGCTGCACGGAAAATTCCGGACCAGCCCAATCGGCCCTGCGTGTGACCCTGGTGGTCGATGGCCAAGAAGATACCCTCGCGGGTGGTCCTGACGCCACATCAAGAGCGAGAAAATCAAGAAGGTATTTTGCTTCTTTTTGATCCAATATTGGACAAATCTCTACGGAGCCGACCGTGAAGCTCAGATGAACCTCAAATTTTATTCGCGCGGACTCTCGTCGCCGGGCGTGTGTGCGAAGAACTCGTCACACGACCACTGCGCCTGTCGGTCGAGGCGTCGCCGGTGGATGCGTGCGCAGGCGAGTGAGACGAAGGTGTTGTGGAGGTCGAGGCGTCTCTCCCCGCGGACGGCGAGGCGTTTGAACCGGTGGGGCTGGCCGCGGCGGGAGATGGCGGGCGGAATCCGGCATCGGCGCGGTTCCCGGCGGTCGGGGTTGCTGTCGCAGCCCTTGTCGCCGAGCAGGGCGTCGGGGCGCGTGCGGGGGCGGCCGACGCGGCCGGCGACCGGTGGGATGCCGTCGACTGGGCCGAGGGTCCGGGTGGCGCCGTCGCCGGTCAGGCGGTGCTTGCTCCCGCTCTTGCGACGGTCGACCGGCGAGAGGCTGGTGGCCTCGCTCCTTTTTTCGCCCGTACGGGGGAGGCATCCACGCGACGCTCCTGCGGGTCAGGCGTCCTTGAGGCCGGGGAAGTCCTCCTCCCAGAACTCGCGTTCGCCGCGGGTCGGGGCGGCGGCGGGTTGCTCGGCGTCGGTGTGTCGGGTCTCTTCGAGGTGGCGCAGTTCGATGCGGCGGATCTTGCCGGAGATGGTCTTGGGGAGGTCGGCGAACTCCAGGCGGCGGATGCGCTTGTAGGGGGCGAGCCGCTTGCGGGTGAAGGCGAGGATGGAGCGGGCGGTCTCGGCGTCGGGTTCGTGGCCGGGGGCCAGGATGACGTACGCCTTGGGCACCGAGAGCCGCAGCGGGTCGGGGGAGGGGACGACTGCGGCCTCGGCCACCGCCGGGTGCTCGATCAGCACGCTCTCCAGCTCGAACGGCGACAGCCGGTAGTCGCTGCTCTTGAACAGATGCACGCTTCCGGGCTCCCTATCATTCCGTATGGAAGTAGCCCCTGACCTGGGAAAATGGTGGGAGTCGGGTCTCCTGGGCCTGGCTCCTGCGTTGTCTTCGGGCAGAAGTTCGGTGTCCCGGTTCGAGACTGGATGGCATGGGTCTCTGTTTCTACAAGGGAGCGGTGGTCACGGCTGCGACCCCGATTCCGGCCAGGTCGGCTGTGATGCCGCTCTTGACCGTTGATCACGGGAGCTGGCAGCGTGCCGGTATGCCCGCGGCCGGGCAACGAGGCGGCGGCCGGGGCCGGGAGACGCAGGGACGGACAGATGGCACCGGACACGGCCGCTCGACGGGATTCCGCCGCTCACCCCGACTTTCGCGCTGCGCGGGACCACCTGCTGCGCACCCGCGACGACCTGGACGCCGCCCGCGGCTTCCCGCGCCCGGCAGGCGAGCGCTTCAACTGGGCGCTTGGATGCTGCGGTGCCAGTGGTGCCGAGGTGCTCGGCTAGCCGGTATGACGTGTACCCGATGCTCGCGTTGCCGTGGTGCGTCAACTCGCCCGACCAGGGCGGACATCCGTTGCGGCCGCGCCGCTATAGAGGCATCTCCAGGGTATCGAGGACGAGCGAGATGGGTCTCCTTCGTGGCCACTGCTGACGGGTCGGTGACCGTGGTGACGACGTGCCTACCGCAGACGGCCCCGGTGATGCCGAGCTCGCGCATCAGCCGCTCGATGGTGCAGCGGACCACCATGTGGCTGCGGCGGTTCAGCTCGCGCCAGAACTTGCGGGCGCCGTAGATACGGAAGTTGTCCTCGCACGTTGTCGTGATCAGATCCTTCAGTTCCCCGTCGCAGACCGAACGAGCGGATCGGCACGGTTGTTGAAGGAGTAGTAGGTGGAGGAGTCGCTACTGCAGCCGTGCTCGGAGAGCACTCGGCAGATCGGCTCGACACCGTCGAAGCGGCCCCGGTACCCGTCGATGAACGCTACGAGCTCAGATGTGGCCGGTCGAGCTCGGCCGCGAAGAAACTCGCCGCGGCCTTGAGGATCTCGCTCGCGCGCTTCAGCTCAGCGATCTCCTTCTTCATCGCCTTGATCTGCGCGGACTCCTCCATCGTCGTCCCCGGGCGTTGCCCGAAGTCGACCTGGTCCTGTCGACCCCAGTGGCGCAGCGGCTCGGCCGAGCCGATACCTAGTTTCTGCGCGACGGCTCGCAGCGCAGCTGACTCGTTCGGGTAGTCGCCGAGGACCTCGGCGACCATGCGCACCGCACGACAGCGCAGCTCAGGCGGGTAGGAGGAGGACCGTGCCATGACTCGAATCCGTACATGAAATCTAGCCTTCGCCGAACCCGGGGCGGTTCACATGGAGTGGTACTTGCAAGGTGGTGCTATATGAGGCCAGAGAAGGGCGCTATGTGCTTTTTTACCCTATACATCTCTCATTTTCTGGCATGTCGTGATTTTTAATTACAGCCCTCCGGAAATTAGTTGACATGATCCAACTCTCCCCGTGAAGATCATGTTCTACATGTGTAGTTTTCTCGCACTCAGGGGATGTAGCGTGGGTGGAAGATTCGTGCGGAGAGGGTGGG
This is a stretch of genomic DNA from Kitasatospora fiedleri. It encodes these proteins:
- a CDS encoding IS3 family transposase codes for the protein MKDLITTTCEDNFRIYGARKFWRELNRRSHMVVRCTIERLMRELGITGAVCGRHVVTTVTDPSAVATKETHLARPRYPGDASIAARPQRMSALVGRVDAPRQREHRVHVIPASRAPRHHWHRSIQAPS
- a CDS encoding transposase, whose translation is MARSSSYPPELRCRAVRMVAEVLGDYPNESAALRAVAQKLGIGSAEPLRHWGRQDQVDFGQRPGTTMEESAQIKAMKKEIAELKRASEILKAAASFFAAELDRPHLSS